In Asticcacaulis sp. SL142, the sequence CGATGCCTTTGCCGCGGAAACTGACCGTCTGTGGGCGCAGGTTGAGCCGTTCTATGAGAACCTGCACTGCTATGTCCGTAACAAGCTCAATGAAAAATACGGCGATGCGGTGCAGCCGAAAAACGGGCCGATTCGCGCGGATCTGCTCGGCAATATGTGGGCGCAGGACTGGGCCAATATCTATGATATCGCGGCCCCCAAGACCGGCAATTATAAGCCCGCCTATAACCTTGATGCCCTGCTGAAATCGAAGAAGTACGATGAGATTAAGATGGTCAAGACCGGTGAGGGTTTCTATACCTCGCTCGGACTGGCACCTCTGCCGCAAACTTTCTGGGAACGCTCGATGATCGTGCGCCCGCGCGACCGCGAAGTCGTCTGCCACGCCTCGGCTTGGGATCTGGATAATGCCGACGATATCCGCATAAAGATGTGTACTCTGGTCAATGGCGAAGACCTCTATACGGTTCACCACGAACTGGGTCACAACTACTATCAGCGCGCCTATAAGAACCAGCCGTTCCTGTTTAAGAACGGCGCTAACGATGGTTTCCACGAAGCGATCGGTGATTTCGTAGGTCTGTCGTCGGTCACGCCGACCTATCTCAACCAGATCGGTCTGCTGGATAAGGTGCCGGCGCAAACCGACGAAGATATTCCGTATCTGCTGAAAATGGCGATGCAGAAGATCGCTTTCATGCCCTTTGGTCTGCTGGTCGATCGCTGGCGTTGGGAAGTCTATTCTGGCCAGATCACACCGGCGCAATATAATGACCGCTGGTGGGCGCTGGTCAAAAAATATCAGGGCCTGACCCCGCCGGGGGCACGTCCCGTCGCCGCCTTCGATCCGGGTTCAAAGTACCATGTGGCAGCGTCCGTGCCCTATACGCGCTACTTCCTGGCCCACGTCTATCAGTTCCAGTTCCAGAAAGCCGCCTGCGATCAGATCGGCTTTAAGGGGCCGCTTTATCGCTGCTCGATCTACGGGGAAAAGGCGGTCGGTGAAAAGTTCAACAAGATGATGGAGATGGGCCAGTCTAAGCCGTGGCCGGATGCGCTCGAAGCGTTCACCGGCACGCGCCAGACCGATGCCTCGGCGGTGACGGAATATTTCGCGCCGCTCAACACCTGGCTGATCCAGCAGAACAAGGGTCAGAAGTGCGGTTGGGAGGCCTAGTCGCTCACCTCTAAAGTCCTTCGCTGACGCTCAGTGTACTTTAGAGGTGTAAAAAATCTCCTCCCTGTGCCGCCGGCATGGGGAGCGGGGCGGCCCGTGCCGTGGATCGGCGCGTAAGCGACGAGACGGAGGGGGGCCTAGGTCAGCTTAATTTCGCGCAGACGTTGCTGGAGGAAGTCCTCGGCAGTGATGGGGTCGGGGAACTGGTTGGGGCGGTCTGCGGTGATGCAGTTCGGCAGCGTTTCGATCACATAGGGCGGCTCGAAATGCAGGAAAAACGGCGTCGAATAGCGTGAAAAGTCCTTACGGCCTTTGGCGGGATTGACGACGCGGTGGATGGTCGAGGGCAAAACGCCATTGGTCAGGCGCGACAGCATATCGCCTATATTTATGACGATGCAGCCCTCCGGCGGGGTGATCGGCAGCCATGTGCCGTCACGATCTTGAAGCTGCAGGCCCGGTTCTTCGGCTCCCATCAGCAGGGTAATGACATTGATATCGCCGTGGGCACCGGCGCGCACACTTTCACCCGCAGCGGTCACGGGCGGATAGTGGAGCAAGCGCAGCACCGAATTGCCTTCGCGCACGGTCGGGGTGAAAAATTCCGGATCGAGTTTCAGATAGAGGGCAATGGCTTTCAGCACCCGTTTGCCGAGGAAATCGAGCGCGGTATAAAGCTCCGAAACGTGATCTCTAAAGCCGCTGACTTCGCCCGGCCAGACGTTTTCCGGCCAGACGTTTTCCGGCATGTAGTCGCGGTAGGGGTGGCCGTCGGGCAAATCGCGTCCGGTATGCCAGAATTCCTTAAGGTCGTGGTGGCTGGCGCCCTTGGCCGTCTCGATCCCAAACGGGGTATAGCCGCGCTGCCCGCCGACGCCGACCTTATATTGCATCTTGGTTTCAGCGGGGAGGGCGAAAAACGCCTTGGTATCATCAAGCGCCTGATCGACCAAAGTCTTATCCAGCCCCGCCCCGTCCTTATCGAACAGGCCCGATAGTACCGCGAAACCATAACGCTCAAACGACGCCCCCAGACTTTGGGCAAAGGCGTCGATATCCTCGGCATAAAGGCTGATCGGCACGGGGGTGATAGCGGAAGCGGTCATGGGGAAAACCTGTCACAATAGATACGTGTTGGGTGGCTATTGCTCTAATCTGGACGCGGCGGGCGCGCAAGGGATCAAATGCCGCACTTGTGGAGCCACACTAACCCGCGTAATTCTATCACAGTCGCCCAAAACTTCGGCGGTTGAGGAAATTTTAATTGCGGGGCGGCTTTAACCATTGTTCATATCGGTTTAAAGTCACAAAGTTTGGAATCGAAAGAGCCATTGCGCATAGCCATGAGATTGTGGGCTCACAAACCCTTAGCAGCGTCAAATATCCGCGGCCTTAGCGCCGGGGCGCTTTTGTGCGCCTTGTGGTTATCGCTGATGGCCCTGCCTGCCGTAGCCACACCTGCGGTAACGGAGGCGCCCGCCTCGGCCTCGACGGATCAGGTTCTGGCCGAAATGGTCGACCCGAAATTCCAGCCGATCAATTCGACCAAGGCGCTCAAATCATCTGAGCAGTCGGTGGTGCGGGTGCTGGTGGTTTATCGTGGTTTTGGCGGCGTGCCGCTCGATGCGGTCGGCATGGGCTCCGGCTTTGTGGTCGCCCCCGGTTATATCGTCACCAATTTCCATGTGGTCGAAGCCCCGCCCGAAGCGTCATCGGCGGAAATCTATATCGTGCCGCATAAGGACACCGGCGCGGGCTATCAGCAGGTCGAACTGGTTAAGTCGTGGACCGAAGGTGATCTGGCGCTGTTGAAAGCGCCATCGCTCAAAGTAGCACCGCTAAAGCTTTATTTGACCCCGCAAAAGAACCAGCGCATCATCGCCATGGGCTATCCCGGCGTGACGGATCGTTTGCTGAAACGCGGTGGGACGGAGCTTTTGGTGCCGGCGGATGCCTATGTCACTCAGGGCTCGATTGCGCTGTTTGCGTCGACCAACCCTGATGGCGGACGGGTCGATACGCTGTTTCATACAGCCCCTGTCAATCCGGGCAATTCCGGCGGCCCGCTGCTCGATGAATGTGGTCAGGTGGTCGGCGTCAATACCTGGAGCGCGGCCTCATCCTTGTCGGACAGCGGTGATTTCGATGTCCCGGCCGGACAATATGTAGCCACCCATGTATCGGCGCTTAATACCTTTTTGAGTTCGGCGGGCATTACCCCGCAGATTCAGGGTGAGGCCTGCTACGCCAAGTCTGAGGATGAAATCTCGAAAGACGATGCCCTGACCAAGGCGCTGGCGGCGGCGGCCGAAGCCCAGCGCCAACGGCTGGAGCAGGCCAAAAAGGCCGAAGCCGCCTCGGCTCTGATGGATCAGTTGCAACTGGCGGCCCTCGTCGTACTGTCGGTTCTGGTTCTGGTGCTGATTGTCGTCCATATTCGTCGTGAGCGTGAACATAAGGAAAAGGCGGCACCGACGGCCTATGCGCCAGAGCCCGATACGACGCCTGAAACGGCGGATGCCAGGCCCCTGCACCTGAAAACGACACCGGCCAAGGTGCGTATCAAGCACCCCTTCCCGTGGGGCTGGACCCTACTTGGGGTGCTGGTGGTCATACTGGCCATGGTGTTTGTGGTGCGCGATTCCGGCCTGTGGGAACGCCATGCGGCCAAGAAAGCCGCCGCTGAGACCGCGCCCGAAGGACTGGTGCGGCTGGCCTGTGAGGTCGATAAATCCGCATCGCCGCGTCCGCTGAGCGGGGCGGGCCCGACCGAATTTGAGTTTGAGGCCTCGCGCGCCTGCGTCAATAATCGCACCCCTTATGAGCGTCAGGCGGATGGGTCATTACTGCGCTTTACGGTCAGCGACTCTGAGCCGTTTGCGGCAAAGCTTGAACTATCTAAGGATGGTCTGCGGTTTAAACGCAGCGATTACCGCCTGTCAGCAGAAGCTCATCAGGCCTATGTGTCTCAGCGAACGGCGCTCGGCACCTTGCGCTGTGCGTCACCGGATAATGCCGGTCAGCAGGCAGCGTTGAAAGACAATTTGCAAAAGGTGCGCACTCTGGCGCAGTCTTACCTGACGGCGGCACCGGAAACCCAGACCGTATGGCGTTGTCATAAAACTGAGGCCGTCAAGGCCATAAAATAACAATCCTCATCGCCTTTTGATGGCAGGCTTATGGCTCCCTTATTTTTGGATGGGTCATCGGCATTGGTTGTTTGCGACGTTCATTCTAGGTTCAGCAAAACTGGAATAGTTTCAGCTCATATCCGCTTCAACCCATGAATGGCGGAAGGTCTGAGCTTAAGGGAGAGTTTAAGCATGAAAAAAGTTCTGTTAGGTTTCGCCGCCACCGGTATTTTGCTGGCGGGCTGTACGACCACCGACCCAAATACAGGTCAGGTGGTGCGTGATAACACCAAAACCAATGCCATCATTGGCGCTGCGGTCGGGGCTGCGGCGGGTTATGCCACCAACACCAATAAGGGTGAGCAGGGCCGCAAAAACGCGATCATCGGTGCCGGTATCGGTGCGCTCGGTGGCGCGGCGGTTGGCAACTATATGGATAAGCAGCAGGCTGAACTGCGTAAAAAGCTGGCTAATACCGGCGTGACGGTCGATCGTAATGGCAATGTCATTACCCTGAACATGCCGTCCGACGTGACCTTCCCGGTCAATGGCGATCAGGTTGATACCCGTTTCTACAAGGTTCTGGACGATGTTTCGGGTGTGCTGAAGGATTATCCGTCGACCTATATCGATGTGATCGGTCACGCCGATTCGACCGGCGCTGATGATTACAATCAGGCCCTGTCGGAGCGTCGCGCCAATTCAGTGGCCAACTATATGTCGAGCCGCGGCGTAGCTTATCAGCGTATCTATGTGGCCGGTGCCGGTGAAACCCGTCCGATCGCCTCAAACGATACCGAATCGGGTCGCGCCCAGAACCGTCGCGTCGAAGTGACCCTGCGTCCGGTTGAGCAGTAATTTCTAAATACCTCTGATCTATAACAGGCGGCATGACATCCTCATGCCGCCTGTCTTTACTTGGAGCCGAAGTTGACGTTCTCACCCCCGATGAGGTGATGTCGGCCATTGCGCAGTCGGTGACCGCAAAACGCCGGATGGTGATCGCCAATCACAATCTGCACAGTCTTTATCTATTTCATCGCCGCTCAGACATGCGCGCCTTTTACGCTAAGGCCGACCTGATCGAGATCGATTCTACGCCGATGATCCTGTGGGGGCGGTTGCTTGGCAGGTGCGTATCGCGGGCCCATCGCTGCACCTATCTCGATTTTCGCGAAAGCTTCTGGGCGCGGGCGCAAAGTGAGGGCTGGCGGGTCTGCCATGTCGGCGGAGCGCCGGAGCATAACCCGTTATCGAAGGCGGCGATTTTGAACCGCTACCCTGATGTGCATCTCGATATGCACACCGGTTATTTTGATGTGACGGGCGCTGATAATGAGCGGCTTTTGGCCGAGCTGGCGGCCCATAAGCCCGATGTTTTGCTGGTCGGCATGGGGATGCCGCGTCAGGAACTGTGGATTCTCAATAATCTGGAGCGACTGCCGGAGTGCGCAATCATGCCGATCGGGGCGGCCTTCGATTATGAAGCGGGCGTCATGTATACGCCGCCGCGCTGGACCGGGCAGATCGGCATCGAATGGCTTGTGCGCTTTTTCCATGAACCGAAGCGTTTGTTCAGTCGCTACTTCCTTGAGTCCTGGGTGCTTATCCCCCATGCTATGAGGGATGTTTTTACGCGCTCAGAGGCCGCGCAGGCTCGCCGCATTAGCGGCGGCGGGCGGTCGCCCTTGCCGAAGCGTAAAACGCTTCGGAAGCGAAAGCCGCGTTAACTACGCCTTAAGCGCACCACCGCATCATGCGCACATGTAACTGGAGTTTCGACCATGTCCGCACCGTTATACCGTGATTTTGCCCCTCAGATGGACCCCGTTCAGGGCAAGGTGGTTCTCATCACAGGCGCCACCGGATCATTCGGGCGTAAGATGGTCATGACGCTGCTGCGCGACTATGACCCGAAGAAGGTCATCATTTTTTCGCGCGATGAGCTTAAACAATATGAAATGCGCGCCGAATTGGAAGAGATGTTTCCCAAGGAAAAAATATCACGCCTGCGTTTTTTCTTAGGGGATGTGCGTGATCGTTTGCGACTGGTTACAGCCTTTCGCGGGGTCGATGTTGTCATCCATGCCGCCGCGCTGAAACAGGTGCCGGCGGCGGAATATAACCCGTCCGAATGTATTGCCACCAACGTCAATGGGGCGGAAAATGTCGTCTCGGCCTGCCTTCAAACCGGTGTGCATCGGGTGGTCGCACTTTCGACCGATAAGGCCTGTTCACCAATTAATCTTTATGGTGCTACCAAGCTGGCGTCTGACAAGATTTTCGTGGCCGCCAACAATATGGCGGGCGATACCGGCATCCGGTTCTGCGCGGTAAGGTATGGCAATGTCATCGGCTCACGCGGGTCGGTGGTGCCGCTGTTTAAGCGCCTGATCGCCAATGGCTCCAAGACCCTGCCGATCACCGATCCACGTATGACACGGTTCTGGATCACGCTCGATCAGGGCGTTAATTTTGTGCTGTCGTCGTTGGAACTGATGCAGGGCGGGGAAATCTTCGTGCCCAAGATTCCGGCGACCCTGATGACAGACCTTGCGACCGCTATGGCCCCTGAGCTTGAGCAGCCCACAGTCGGCATCCGGCCGGGGGAAAAGCTGCATGAGGTCATGATATCGGCCGATGATGCGCGCTCGACCTATGAACTGGATGACCGCTATATCATTGAGCCGGAATTTGCCGAATATACCCGCAAAAGCTTTGCCAAGGTGCGCGGGGCAAAGCATGTGCCGGAAGATTTCTACTATGCCTCGGATGTCAATCCTGAGCGGCTGGACATCGACGGCATCAAGGCGCTTTTGGCCGCCTACACAGGGTAGGGGCGATGTTGAGCCAGCCCTTTTTGGTCTATGGCCGCCAGTCGATTGATCAGATTGACATCGATCACGTCATTGAGGCGTTGCAATCCGATTTCCTGACCACCGGGCCGTGGGTGGAACGCTTTGAGCGCGAACTGGCAGCCTATGTCGGCGCAAAAGAGGCGGTGGTGGTCGCCAACGGCACGGCAGCGCTGCATCTGGCCATGTTGGCTTTGGGGGTGGGGTCGTCAGATGTTATCATTGTGCCGTCGATTACCTTTGTCGCCTCGGCCAATTGTGCGGCCTTTTGCGGGGCGCGGGTGGTGTTTGCCGATGTTGATCCGCTGACCGGCCTGATGACCGATGAGACGTTTGAGGAGGCGCTAAAGATTGTGCAGCGTGACTATAGCGAACTGCGTTTTAGAGGCGTGGTGCCGGTGCATTATGCCGGTCGTCCGGTGACGCTCGATCAGATCGCAGGTCGGTGTGCTGAGTTGGATGCTTTTGTGGTCGAAGATGCCTGCCATGCGCTTGGCACCGTCGATAAAGGCGTCATGACCGGCGCGTGCGAATATTCACAGATGGCGTTGTTTTCTTTCCATCCGGTCAAGACCCTGACCACCGGCGAAGGCGGGGCGATCATGACTAATGACCCCGAACTGGCGCGTAAACTG encodes:
- a CDS encoding S1C family serine protease — translated: MRLWAHKPLAASNIRGLSAGALLCALWLSLMALPAVATPAVTEAPASASTDQVLAEMVDPKFQPINSTKALKSSEQSVVRVLVVYRGFGGVPLDAVGMGSGFVVAPGYIVTNFHVVEAPPEASSAEIYIVPHKDTGAGYQQVELVKSWTEGDLALLKAPSLKVAPLKLYLTPQKNQRIIAMGYPGVTDRLLKRGGTELLVPADAYVTQGSIALFASTNPDGGRVDTLFHTAPVNPGNSGGPLLDECGQVVGVNTWSAASSLSDSGDFDVPAGQYVATHVSALNTFLSSAGITPQIQGEACYAKSEDEISKDDALTKALAAAAEAQRQRLEQAKKAEAASALMDQLQLAALVVLSVLVLVLIVVHIRREREHKEKAAPTAYAPEPDTTPETADARPLHLKTTPAKVRIKHPFPWGWTLLGVLVVILAMVFVVRDSGLWERHAAKKAAAETAPEGLVRLACEVDKSASPRPLSGAGPTEFEFEASRACVNNRTPYERQADGSLLRFTVSDSEPFAAKLELSKDGLRFKRSDYRLSAEAHQAYVSQRTALGTLRCASPDNAGQQAALKDNLQKVRTLAQSYLTAAPETQTVWRCHKTEAVKAIK
- a CDS encoding OmpA family protein → MKKVLLGFAATGILLAGCTTTDPNTGQVVRDNTKTNAIIGAAVGAAAGYATNTNKGEQGRKNAIIGAGIGALGGAAVGNYMDKQQAELRKKLANTGVTVDRNGNVITLNMPSDVTFPVNGDQVDTRFYKVLDDVSGVLKDYPSTYIDVIGHADSTGADDYNQALSERRANSVANYMSSRGVAYQRIYVAGAGETRPIASNDTESGRAQNRRVEVTLRPVEQ
- a CDS encoding WecB/TagA/CpsF family glycosyltransferase, with amino-acid sequence MTSSCRLSLLGAEVDVLTPDEVMSAIAQSVTAKRRMVIANHNLHSLYLFHRRSDMRAFYAKADLIEIDSTPMILWGRLLGRCVSRAHRCTYLDFRESFWARAQSEGWRVCHVGGAPEHNPLSKAAILNRYPDVHLDMHTGYFDVTGADNERLLAELAAHKPDVLLVGMGMPRQELWILNNLERLPECAIMPIGAAFDYEAGVMYTPPRWTGQIGIEWLVRFFHEPKRLFSRYFLESWVLIPHAMRDVFTRSEAAQARRISGGGRSPLPKRKTLRKRKPR
- the pseB gene encoding UDP-N-acetylglucosamine 4,6-dehydratase (inverting), which codes for MSAPLYRDFAPQMDPVQGKVVLITGATGSFGRKMVMTLLRDYDPKKVIIFSRDELKQYEMRAELEEMFPKEKISRLRFFLGDVRDRLRLVTAFRGVDVVIHAAALKQVPAAEYNPSECIATNVNGAENVVSACLQTGVHRVVALSTDKACSPINLYGATKLASDKIFVAANNMAGDTGIRFCAVRYGNVIGSRGSVVPLFKRLIANGSKTLPITDPRMTRFWITLDQGVNFVLSSLELMQGGEIFVPKIPATLMTDLATAMAPELEQPTVGIRPGEKLHEVMISADDARSTYELDDRYIIEPEFAEYTRKSFAKVRGAKHVPEDFYYASDVNPERLDIDGIKALLAAYTG
- a CDS encoding M2 family metallopeptidase, with the translated sequence MIIKRLMLSAAMVAILSGCATTSSVEPTAPPMATAPEAPVMATKPTPAEAKAFVDAAETKLSEMSEYAARVQWLRATYINFDSMWLESKVNGEFTEQTVKYAMEAAKYDGVDVDPVTARKLKLLKLALSLPAADRPGAADELAKLSTKLDSVYSTGKFTYNAKTYTLNDASEVMARSRNPAELRAMFEGWRTVSPAMKADYTKLIELSNEGAKGLGFTDAGAMWRSGYDMEPDAFAAETDRLWAQVEPFYENLHCYVRNKLNEKYGDAVQPKNGPIRADLLGNMWAQDWANIYDIAAPKTGNYKPAYNLDALLKSKKYDEIKMVKTGEGFYTSLGLAPLPQTFWERSMIVRPRDREVVCHASAWDLDNADDIRIKMCTLVNGEDLYTVHHELGHNYYQRAYKNQPFLFKNGANDGFHEAIGDFVGLSSVTPTYLNQIGLLDKVPAQTDEDIPYLLKMAMQKIAFMPFGLLVDRWRWEVYSGQITPAQYNDRWWALVKKYQGLTPPGARPVAAFDPGSKYHVAASVPYTRYFLAHVYQFQFQKAACDQIGFKGPLYRCSIYGEKAVGEKFNKMMEMGQSKPWPDALEAFTGTRQTDASAVTEYFAPLNTWLIQQNKGQKCGWEA
- the pseC gene encoding UDP-4-amino-4,6-dideoxy-N-acetyl-beta-L-altrosamine transaminase; this encodes MLSQPFLVYGRQSIDQIDIDHVIEALQSDFLTTGPWVERFERELAAYVGAKEAVVVANGTAALHLAMLALGVGSSDVIIVPSITFVASANCAAFCGARVVFADVDPLTGLMTDETFEEALKIVQRDYSELRFRGVVPVHYAGRPVTLDQIAGRCAELDAFVVEDACHALGTVDKGVMTGACEYSQMALFSFHPVKTLTTGEGGAIMTNDPELARKLRSLRSHGLERDPTRFTGLGFGDDRDSGGWVYEMQALGYNYRLPDLNCALGVSQLNKMPHFAARRRRLVELYQAALASARLPVSWTAPAPESDPVFHLMAVQIDFRSLGKTRTEVMAQLKARGVGTQVHYIPVHRQPYWQQHALGQRDLPRADAYYSQTLSLPLYPDMTDADPAAVIAILKEVCGL
- a CDS encoding isopenicillin N synthase family dioxygenase, with product MTASAITPVPISLYAEDIDAFAQSLGASFERYGFAVLSGLFDKDGAGLDKTLVDQALDDTKAFFALPAETKMQYKVGVGGQRGYTPFGIETAKGASHHDLKEFWHTGRDLPDGHPYRDYMPENVWPENVWPGEVSGFRDHVSELYTALDFLGKRVLKAIALYLKLDPEFFTPTVREGNSVLRLLHYPPVTAAGESVRAGAHGDINVITLLMGAEEPGLQLQDRDGTWLPITPPEGCIVINIGDMLSRLTNGVLPSTIHRVVNPAKGRKDFSRYSTPFFLHFEPPYVIETLPNCITADRPNQFPDPITAEDFLQQRLREIKLT